In a genomic window of Meleagris gallopavo isolate NT-WF06-2002-E0010 breed Aviagen turkey brand Nicholas breeding stock chromosome 1, Turkey_5.1, whole genome shotgun sequence:
- the TPBGL gene encoding trophoblast glycoprotein-like, whose translation CPSACYCVATPELVQCRYESLDEPPRELPTSVHNLSISGSNLSVLHRAAFAPRPLPDLRLLRLRHDNIQTIEDMALQGLPALRTLHPNHNPLSLGSNPLQCDCALRPLLTWLRSSAARVPDARSLQCSKPPSLRGTAVLRLRPEGLGCSADEGGEAGQLETASYVFFGIVLALIGIVFLMVLYLNRRGIKRWLHNLREACRDQMEGYHYRYEQDADPHRASAVGTPGL comes from the exons TGCCCGTCCGCCTGCTACTGCGTGGCCACCCCGGAATTGGTGCAGTGCCGCTACGAGAGCTTGGACGAACCCCCCCGGGAGCTGCCCACCTCAGTGCACAACCTGAGCATCTCCGGCAGCAACCTGAGCGTGCTGCACCGCGCCGCCTTCGCCCCCCGCCCGCTGCCCGACCTCCGCCTGCTCCGCTTGCGCCACGACAACATCCAAACCATCGAGGACATGGCCCTGCAGGGGCTGCCGGCCCTGCGGACCCTCCACCCCAACCACAACCCCTT GTCGCTGGGGTCCAACCCGCTGCAGTGCGACTGCGCCCTGCGCCCGCTGCTCACCTGGCTGCGCTCGTCCGCCGCCCGCGTGCCCGATGCGAGGAGCCTGCAGTGCTCCAAACCGCCGTCGTTGCGCGGGACGGCGGTGCTGAGGTTGCGGCCCGAAGGGTTGGGTTGCTCGGCCGATGAGGGAGGTGAGGCCGGACAGCTGGAGACAGCTTCTTACGTCTTCTTCGGCATCGTTCTGGCCCTCATCGGCATCGTCTTCCTCATGGTGCTCTACCTGAACCGCCGCGGCATCAAGCGTTGGTTGCACAACCTGCGGGAAGCTTGCCGTGATCAGATGGAGGGCTACCACTACCGCTACGAGCAGGATGCAGACCCACACCGTGCCAGCGCCGTCGGCACCCCCGGGCTCTGA